In Bradyrhizobium sp. 200, the sequence GCGCCAGCGCCTTCTCCAGCAGCGCCCGCAAGCCGTGCGAGATGCTCGGCAGGATCAGCTTCTGCTTCACCAGCCATTTGAGATCGACCTGCTTCCGCTTGTTCAGGCCCGAACCCGGCGGTCCAACGGCCACGATATCCTCGCGGCCGATGGACTGGACCTGAAGATGCAGGTCGACCGCCGGGCCGTAGATGATCGCGAGATCCATCTCGCCGCGGTGCAGCCACTCGACCAGATGCCCGCCATAGCTCTCCACGATGCGCAGCGAGACGTCGGGGAATTCGCTGATGACGCGTCGGGCGAACCGTCCGGACAGCACCGCGCTCACCGTCGGCACCAGCCCGAGAATGACGCGGCCCGACGGATTGCCGTTGGCCGATTTGAGGTCGTCGCTGACCTGCTCGATCTGGCGGATCAGCCCGGTGGTGCGGTCGAGCAGCATCCGGCCGGCGCTGGTCAGGAGCATGCCGCGGCCGTTGCGCACGAACAGCTCGACGCGAAGCTCGTGCTCGAGCAGCTTGATGTGGCGGCTCAGCGCCGGCTGGGCGGCGCGCAGCCGGTCCGCCGCCTTGCTCAGGCTGCCCAGCTCGGCCACGGCGCGGAAGGTCCGCAATTGTTTGAGGTCCATCGGATGCCTGGGTGCTTATCTGGCTGATATCATACGCTGTTTCCGGCACGTCAGTGCAATCAGTTCAACGTTCGATGACATCTGAGTTAATGGCCTTGCAGAGTTATCGGCCTGTCTGGCGTGACGCGCCTCTCGCGATGTTGTTAAAGGAGCAACGATCCCTATCCGGAATTCACGATTCATGACCATACGATCCGTCACCCCCTCGCAAATCCGCACCGCGTTGCTGTTGCGGGACGAAATCGCGCTGCTCGATGTCAGGCACGAGGCCGCCTTCGCCACCGGCCATCCCCTGTTTGCCGCCAACATGGCGGCCGGCCGGATCGAACTCGAAGCGGAGGCGCGGCTGCCGCGCAAGGATGTGCCGATCGTGATCTATGATGGCGGCGAAGGCCTCGTCGTCGCTGCGGCGGATCGCCTGAAAGCCCTGGGCTATACCGATGTCCGCCAGCTCGATGGCGGGCTGCGGGGCTGGAAACAGGCTGGCTTCGAGCTGTTCCAGGACGTCAATTCCTATGCCAAGGCGTTCGGCGAGCTGGTGGAGCATCGCCGCCAGACGCCTTCGCTGGCCGCCGAGGAAGTCAGCGCCCTGATCGCGGGCGGGGCCAACATTCAAATCCTCGATGTCCGCCGCTTCGACGAATACGCGACCATGAATATCCCGGGCTCGATCAGCGTGCCCGGCGCGGAACTGGTGCTGCGCGCGGGCCGCGCTGCGCCTGATCCCGAAACCACCATCATCGTCAATTGCGCCGGCCGCACCCGCTCGATCATCGGCACCCAGTCCCTGATCAATGCCGGCGTCACCAACAAGGTGCGGGCGCTGCGCAACGGAACGATCGGCTGGACTTTGGCCAAGCAGTATCTCGAACACGGCGCCGGCAGGCGCGGCGAGATCGGCGCCATCGCGAGCGGTGAGGCCAATGCGCGCGACGTCGCCTATCGCGCCGGCGTCCGCCACATCGGCCATGCAGAAATGGCGGCACTGCAGGCGCAAGTCGATCGCACGCTGTACCGCTTCGACGTCCGCTCGGAGGAGGAATACACCGCCGGCCATCTCGCAGGCTTTTGCCATTACGCCGGTGGGCAACTGGTGCAGGAGATCGACATGGCCGCCCCGGTGCGCGGCGCGCGCATCGTGCTGACGGATGACAGAAGCGTCCGCGCCGACATGACCGCGTCCTGGCTCGCGCAGATGGGGTGGGAAACCTGTGTGCTCGAAGGCGGCTACGACCGCGCGCTGGAGATCGGGCCGCCACTTGCGATCCCAAAGCCCGATCCGTCACACCGTTATCGCCGTCCCTATGAGGGCACCGATATCAAGGAAAGCGCGATGCAGGCTTATCTCGACTGGGAATACGGTCTCGTCGAACAGCTCCGCCGCGACGCCACGCATGGATTCTTCGTCATATGATTCTGGTCGACGAATTCAGCCGATGGATTGAGCGGACCTGTCTCGCCGTAGCTCGAAGAGCGAAGGCGGATCACTCGTCCGCGCCCATCATGCTCTCAAGCTTCTCTGCCGTGTAATTCTCGCCAATCGACAGCGCGCAAATCCGCGAGATCTGCACGTAGGAAAGTCCGGTCTCCTCCGCCCATGCGTTGAACTGCGCCTGCACCTTGGCGAGGTCGCGCTTGGAGGTGACGGTCTCGGCGATGTCGAGCCCGGCGTCGCGCAGGCACAGCACCACGTCCCTCGACGTGACGAAGCCGTCCCAGCCGAGGAAGCGCAGCATCATCTGTCCGGTGTTGCCGCCGAGCCGGCTGCCGCGCTTGGCCAGCAATTCCAGCAATCCGGTCTCGTCGGACGAGGGCCAGTTCGCAAGGAACTTGCCGAAACTGCCGTGCTCCCTGGCGACGTCCCGCACGAAGCTTGCATTGGCGCGCACCGACATGATCTTGGCGCCGTTGCGGACGATGCGCGTGTCCTTCATCAGATCGTCCCAGAACTCGTCCGGCTTCAGTGACAGCGGACCCGGCTTGAAGCCGGCAAACGCCTTCTCGAAGCCCGGCCACTTATTCTCGATCACGCTCCAGGCAAACCCCGCGCAAAACACCCGCCTGGTCATTTCCGCCAGAATCCGGTCGTCGCCGAGCCTGGCGAGCGCCTTCGGGTCGGGCTTGGCCGGCAGCAGCCTGGCGAGCGCCTTGGGGCCGCCCTTGCGCTTCTCGGCGCGGGCCCGAATGGTCTTGAACGCGGTCACGGTGTCCGGCTCCCTGAAATGCCCTGAAACCATAGTGTAGAAGTGATCGGCTGACCTGCAAAGAAACGATGGCGCAGCGGCTGGTTTTCGCTTAAAGCATCCCCACCTCATTGAAACCCGTCAGGCCGTGCCGCTGCGCGTCGTTAGTTGCGCAGTTTCGAGCCATTTCGGTTCGGGGCGATATTCAACATTTCCGGCTGTAGAGCCAACCAGGGTCTGACATCTCGTGACATTCTTGACCGCAAGCCCGCCGCTCGCCCGAGCCTTGGCGGAACGCAACTTCGATCGATTGACGCAAGTCCAGACGGCGGTGCTGGCGGATGAAGCCGCTGGCCGCGACTTGCTGGTTTCGGCGCAGACCGGTTCGGGCAAAACGGTCGCCTATGGTTTGGCGGTTGCGAACAACTTGCTTGATGGCGCCGAGCGGTTCGAACGGGCCGCCGCTCCGCTGGCCTTGATCGTCGCGCCGACCCGGGAGCTGGCACTTCAAGTGCATCGCGAACTCGCCTGGCTCTATCAGCATGCCGACGCACGCGTGGTTTCCTGCGTCGGTGGCATGGACCCGCGCCGTGAGCAGCGTGAACTGGCCGCAGGCGCCCATATCGTGGTCGGCACGCCGGGCCGGCTCTGCGATCATTTGCGGCGCGGCCGTCTCGACGTTTCCGAATTGAAGGCGATCGTGCTCGACGAGGCCGACGAGATGCTCGATCTCGGTTTTCGCGAGGACATGGAATTCATCCTTGAGGCGACGCCGGAGGACCGGCGCACGCTGTTGTTTTCGGCGACCCTGCCGCGCGGCATCGTCGCGCTGGCGAAGGAGTATCAGCAATCTGCCTTTCGCGTCGAAGTCGCCGGCGAGGAAGGCGGCCATGCCGACATCGAGTACCGCGTCATCCGGATCGCGGCCGGCGATGTCGAGCATGCCGTGGTCAACATCCTGCGATTTTTCGAATCGCCGGGCACGCTGGTGTTCTGCAACACGCGCGATGCCGTCCGGCATCTGCAGGCGACGCTGCTGGAGCGCGGCTTCTCCGTGGTCGCGCTGTCGGGCGAACTGACCCAGAACGAGCGGACGCTGGCGCTGCAGGCCCTGCGCGACGGCCGCGCCCGTGTCTGTGTGGCGACCGACGTCGCGGCGCGCGGCATCGACCTGCCGAACCTAGACCTCGTCATACACGCCGATATTCCGAACGATCCGGAAGTCATGCAGCATCGCTCCGGCCGTACCGGGCGCGCCGGCCGCAAGGGTGTCAGCGTCTTGCTGGTGCCGCCGGCACGCAAGCGCCGGGCCGAGGTGTTGCTCAATCTGGCCGGCATCGATGCCGCCTGGGGTTTGGCGCCGCAGCCGGATGAAATTCGCAAGCTCGATCAGGAGCGCATGCTGCGCGACGATCTGTTCGCGGCCGAGACGACGCCTGAAGATCTGGCGCTCGCGCAGGCGCTGCTCGCCGAACGGTCGGCGGAGGATATCGCCGCTGCGCTGGCGCGGCTCTATCGCGCGCGGCTTCCGTCGCCGGAGGACATCGTCGATCCCGGCGAAGATCGCATCAAATCGCGCGCGGAACGCGCGCGGGAGAGGACCGATCGCGAAGCCGGGCGCGGATCGAAGCCTGCGAAATCATCGCCGCGCCATCGCATGGCGGAGGACAGTGTCTGGTTCAGCGCGGCGATCGGACGCCGGAAGAATGCCGAAGCGCGCTGGCTGCTGCCGATGCTGTGCCGGCGCGGCAGTATCAAGAAGGAAGACATCGGCGCCATCCGCATTCTCGATACCACCACCGAGTTCGAGATTTCCGCGCGCGTCGCCGAACGTTTCGCAGCGCGAATCCGCCGTCCCGACAAGGAAGACAGCATCCGCATCGAGGCGCTCGCAGGCGCCCCATCGCGCGAAGAAGTCCGCGAAAAGGAATGGACGCCAAAGCCGCACGGCAAAACCGCAAAGACCTCCGACAAGCCGGCGTTTGACAAGAAGGCGCATTACGATACCAAAAGGCGGGATCGAGGCGAGCCGGTTCATGCCGGAAAGCCTCGGCACGAGAACGGGGCGCCTGCGAAGGCCGCATTCGGAAAGAAGAAAAAGAAGAAGTTTCGTGGCTGAGCGGTGCGACGATCGCTGAAAGCGCCGGCGCTCACCTGCCACGCAGATGAGGAGCTATCATGAGCGTCTACGTCATCGCCCAACTAAAGTTCACCCGCCGCGAACTCTACGACCGCTACCAGTCGCGCTTCATGGGCGTATTCAAGAAGTTCAGGGGCAAGCTACTGGTGGCCGACGCGCATCCGGTCGTGCTGGAAGGCGAATGGCCGCGCGACAAGGTCGTGATCATGGAATTCCCGGATGACGCCGCAGCGAAGGAATTCCAGAATTCGCCGGAGTATCAGGAGATATCGGTGGATCGGAAAGCGGGCGCCGACACCATCGTGCTTGTCGTAAGAGGGCTGTGACATGGCATCCTTCCCGACCTCGACCACCGTCCTCGATTCCATCCTGTTCCGCGATGCGTTCGGAACGCCGGCCATGCGCGAGGTGTTTTCCGACCTCAGCCTGATCTCGCGCTATGCAGAGGTCGAGATCGCGCTGGCCAAGGCCGAGGCGCGGTGCGGCGTGATCCCCGCGCAGGCGGCCGAGGAGATCGCGACGCGGACCAATGTTGCCGCGCTCGACTTCGACCTGCTGCGCAGCGAGACCGATATCGTCGGCTATCCGATCCTGCCGCTGGTGCACCAGATGGCGAAGCAGTGCGGCGACGCCGGCCGCTACGTGCATTGGGGTGCGACCACGCAGGACATCATGGACACCGCCGTCGTCCTGCAGGTCCGCGCCGGACTTGAGATCATCGAGAGCGATATTGCGGCCTTGCGCGGAATCCTCGCCGGTCTCGCCAAGCGTTACCGCGATACGCCGATGGCCGGCCGCACCCATCTGCAGCAGGCGCTGCCGGTGACGTTCGGCTACAAATGCGCGATCTGGCTTGCGATGTTCGATCGCCATGCCGAGCGGCTGGCGCAGTTGAAGCCCCGCGTGCTGGTCGGCCAGTTCGCGGGCGCGGCCGGTACGCTGGCTTCGCTCGGCGACAAGGGGTTTGAGGTCCAGCAGGCGCTGTGCGAAGAGCTTGGGCTCGGCGTGCCCGTCTCCACCTGGCACGTCGCGCGCGACGGGTTCGCCGAGGTGATGAATTTCCTCGCGCTGGTCACCGGCTCGCTCGGCAAGGTCGCGCTCGACATCATGATGATGGCCTCGACCGAGTTCGGCGAGGTCTACGAGCCCTTCGTGAAGGGCCGCGGCGCGTCCTCGACCATGCCGCAGAAGCGCAATCCGATTTCTTCGGAACTGATGCTGGCCGCGGCCAAGGGCGTGCGCCAGCACGCCGGCCTGATGCTGGACGCGATGGCGCAGGATTTCGAGCGCGCCACCGGACCCTGGCACGCCGAATGGATGGCGATCCCGGAAAGTTTCGTGCTGACCGCTGGCAGCCTGCACCAGGCAAAATTCGCGCTCGGCGGCCTCATCGTCGACGAGAAGAAGATGGCGGAGAATCTCGACATCAGCCGCGGCCTGATCGTGGCCGAAGCCGTGATGATGGGGCTCGCGCCCGATCTCGGCCGGCAGGAGGCGCATGACGTGGTCTACGATGCCTGCCGCGTCGCCAATGACAGGGGTATGACGCTGGCGGATGCGCTGTCGGCGGATTCTCGCGTCTCCGCGCGTATCGACCGCGCGACCATCGAACGCTTGACATCGCCGAAAAACTATCTCGGACTTGCGCCCGAGATGGTGGACCGCGTGCTCGCGGCCTCGAAGCGCTGAGTTGATCCGCGGCTGAGTTGATCCGAGCCGCCCGCGGCAGAAGCCGCGGCTCAAGCATGGATGACCTGAGCGCGCTTCGCCTCAAGTGCGTGTCAAGGGTTCATCAAGTTCCTCACGTCCATTTGTTCCGCGCGACGAAGCGCTTGTGAAATATCTCACAAGCGTTTTTCGCACCTGCTGGCATTTTGCGCGCGCGACGCACACAATATCACGCGGGGCATCAGCGATGCGCACTCACTCCAGGCCGCGGACGACGCACAAGGGATTCTTTGCGCGCCTGCTCGAGGCGCTTCACCGCTCGCGGCGTCGCGACGCGATACGGGTGTTGCGCCGTTACCGTCATTTGATTGCCGGGCAGGCGCAGGTTCGTCCCGCAAGGCATGTGCCGGAATCCCGACCAACCGAAAAGAACAGCCGAAATGCCCACGGAAATAGCACGTCCGTCTGCGTCGATGGCAAAGCGCGTCGGGACGCCGGGACCCGGCTCGCGTGACGTCAAGCCGCTCAACCTCACCGCGCTCGCCATCATGCAGGTGCTGGCGCTGACGCTGCTGCTCGGGCATCAAAGACTGTCTTCCAAGCTCGTCATCGACCTCGCCATCAGCCTGCCGGCGCTGTTTGCGGGTTCCGCGCTCGGCATTGTTGCATTCCGGAACATCAATGAGATCGGCTTTCGCCGGACTATTCTTGTGCTATTGCTGGTGTCAGGCGCTTCGCTCGCCTTGGCTTGATTGTGTGATCACGGCCGAAGGCTGCGAAGCCTTAAAAAATGCAAGAGCATTGGCCGAAGGAAATCATGACTGCACATCAGCGCAACGTTTCCGTCTCGATCGATCCCGTCAAACTCGACCGCCTCGCCGAAGTCGCGGTCAAGGTCGGCTTGCGGCTGCAGCCGGGACAGGACCTGCTGCTGACCGCGCCCTCGGTCGCGCTGCCGCTGGTGCGACGGATTGCCGAATATGCCTACAGGGCTGGCGCTGGAATCGTGACCCCGTTCCTGTCCGATGAGGAGATCACGCTGTCGCGCTATCGCTACGGCCACAACGAGAGTTTCGATCGCGCCGCCGGCTGGCTCTACGAGGGCATGGCGAAGGCGTTCAGCGCCAACACCGCGCGGCTGGCCATCGTCGGCGACAATCCGATGCTGCTGTCGGGCGAGGACCCGACAAAGGTCGCGCGCGCCAGCAAGGCCAATTCGATGGCCTATCAGCCGGCGCTGGAAAAGATCGTCAATTTCGAAACCAACTGGAACATCATCGCCTATCCGAGCCCGGCCTGGGCGAAGCAGGTCTTCCCCGACGTCCCGGAGGATGTCGCGGTGGCGAAGCTGGCGGATGCGATCTTTGCGGCGTCCCGCGTCGATCAGGATGGCGCCGTCGCCGCGTGGGAAAAGCACAACGCCGTGCTGCGCGAGCGCACCGACTGGCTGAACGGCCAGCGCTTCCACGCGCTGAAATATTCCGGGCCGGGCACGGATCTTACGATCGGTCTCGCCGACGGCCATGAATGGGAAGGCGGCGCCTCGACCGCCAGGAACGGCATCACCTGCAACGCTAACATCCCGACCGAGGAAGTCTTCACGACGCCGCATTGCCGGCGCGTCAGCGGCCACGTCGTTTCCTCCAAGCCGCTGTCCTATCAGGGCACGCTGATCGACAACATCGCGGTGCGGTTCGAGGAAGGCCGCATCGTCGAGGCCAAAGCCTCGCGCGGCGAGGAGGTGCTGAAGAAGGTGCTCGACACCGATGAGGGCGCGGCCCGTCTCGGCGAAGTGGCGCTGGTGCCGCATTCCTCACCGATTTCGAAAAGCGGGCTGCTGTTCTTCAACACGCTGTTCGACGAGAACGCCGCTTCCCATATCGCGCTCGGCCAATGCTATTCGAAATGCTTCGTCGGCGGCGACAGGCTGACTCCGGCGCAGATCGCAGCGCAAGGCGGCAACAAGAGCCTCATTCACATCGACTGGATGATCGGCTCAAGCGAGACCGAT encodes:
- a CDS encoding rhodanese-like domain-containing protein — protein: MTIRSVTPSQIRTALLLRDEIALLDVRHEAAFATGHPLFAANMAAGRIELEAEARLPRKDVPIVIYDGGEGLVVAAADRLKALGYTDVRQLDGGLRGWKQAGFELFQDVNSYAKAFGELVEHRRQTPSLAAEEVSALIAGGANIQILDVRRFDEYATMNIPGSISVPGAELVLRAGRAAPDPETTIIVNCAGRTRSIIGTQSLINAGVTNKVRALRNGTIGWTLAKQYLEHGAGRRGEIGAIASGEANARDVAYRAGVRHIGHAEMAALQAQVDRTLYRFDVRSEEEYTAGHLAGFCHYAGGQLVQEIDMAAPVRGARIVLTDDRSVRADMTASWLAQMGWETCVLEGGYDRALEIGPPLAIPKPDPSHRYRRPYEGTDIKESAMQAYLDWEYGLVEQLRRDATHGFFVI
- a CDS encoding LysR substrate-binding domain-containing protein, encoding MDLKQLRTFRAVAELGSLSKAADRLRAAQPALSRHIKLLEHELRVELFVRNGRGMLLTSAGRMLLDRTTGLIRQIEQVSDDLKSANGNPSGRVILGLVPTVSAVLSGRFARRVISEFPDVSLRIVESYGGHLVEWLHRGEMDLAIIYGPAVDLHLQVQSIGREDIVAVGPPGSGLNKRKQVDLKWLVKQKLILPSISHGLRALLEKALAREKLKLDAMIEVDSYRAQISLMEEGLGYTLLPPSAIRTEVAAKRLEMAAVSPSVSRELILASPIAHPPSIATTTIATLIVSEIQQLSREGFWKINMTA
- a CDS encoding DNA-3-methyladenine glycosylase I; its protein translation is MTAFKTIRARAEKRKGGPKALARLLPAKPDPKALARLGDDRILAEMTRRVFCAGFAWSVIENKWPGFEKAFAGFKPGPLSLKPDEFWDDLMKDTRIVRNGAKIMSVRANASFVRDVAREHGSFGKFLANWPSSDETGLLELLAKRGSRLGGNTGQMMLRFLGWDGFVTSRDVVLCLRDAGLDIAETVTSKRDLAKVQAQFNAWAEETGLSYVQISRICALSIGENYTAEKLESMMGADE
- a CDS encoding aminopeptidase; the encoded protein is MTAHQRNVSVSIDPVKLDRLAEVAVKVGLRLQPGQDLLLTAPSVALPLVRRIAEYAYRAGAGIVTPFLSDEEITLSRYRYGHNESFDRAAGWLYEGMAKAFSANTARLAIVGDNPMLLSGEDPTKVARASKANSMAYQPALEKIVNFETNWNIIAYPSPAWAKQVFPDVPEDVAVAKLADAIFAASRVDQDGAVAAWEKHNAVLRERTDWLNGQRFHALKYSGPGTDLTIGLADGHEWEGGASTARNGITCNANIPTEEVFTTPHCRRVSGHVVSSKPLSYQGTLIDNIAVRFEEGRIVEAKASRGEEVLKKVLDTDEGAARLGEVALVPHSSPISKSGLLFFNTLFDENAASHIALGQCYSKCFVGGDRLTPAQIAAQGGNKSLIHIDWMIGSSETDIDGIHADGSRVPVFRKGEWA
- a CDS encoding DUF1330 domain-containing protein encodes the protein MSVYVIAQLKFTRRELYDRYQSRFMGVFKKFRGKLLVADAHPVVLEGEWPRDKVVIMEFPDDAAAKEFQNSPEYQEISVDRKAGADTIVLVVRGL
- a CDS encoding adenylosuccinate lyase family protein, with the translated sequence MASFPTSTTVLDSILFRDAFGTPAMREVFSDLSLISRYAEVEIALAKAEARCGVIPAQAAEEIATRTNVAALDFDLLRSETDIVGYPILPLVHQMAKQCGDAGRYVHWGATTQDIMDTAVVLQVRAGLEIIESDIAALRGILAGLAKRYRDTPMAGRTHLQQALPVTFGYKCAIWLAMFDRHAERLAQLKPRVLVGQFAGAAGTLASLGDKGFEVQQALCEELGLGVPVSTWHVARDGFAEVMNFLALVTGSLGKVALDIMMMASTEFGEVYEPFVKGRGASSTMPQKRNPISSELMLAAAKGVRQHAGLMLDAMAQDFERATGPWHAEWMAIPESFVLTAGSLHQAKFALGGLIVDEKKMAENLDISRGLIVAEAVMMGLAPDLGRQEAHDVVYDACRVANDRGMTLADALSADSRVSARIDRATIERLTSPKNYLGLAPEMVDRVLAASKR
- a CDS encoding DEAD/DEAH box helicase, with the protein product MTFLTASPPLARALAERNFDRLTQVQTAVLADEAAGRDLLVSAQTGSGKTVAYGLAVANNLLDGAERFERAAAPLALIVAPTRELALQVHRELAWLYQHADARVVSCVGGMDPRREQRELAAGAHIVVGTPGRLCDHLRRGRLDVSELKAIVLDEADEMLDLGFREDMEFILEATPEDRRTLLFSATLPRGIVALAKEYQQSAFRVEVAGEEGGHADIEYRVIRIAAGDVEHAVVNILRFFESPGTLVFCNTRDAVRHLQATLLERGFSVVALSGELTQNERTLALQALRDGRARVCVATDVAARGIDLPNLDLVIHADIPNDPEVMQHRSGRTGRAGRKGVSVLLVPPARKRRAEVLLNLAGIDAAWGLAPQPDEIRKLDQERMLRDDLFAAETTPEDLALAQALLAERSAEDIAAALARLYRARLPSPEDIVDPGEDRIKSRAERARERTDREAGRGSKPAKSSPRHRMAEDSVWFSAAIGRRKNAEARWLLPMLCRRGSIKKEDIGAIRILDTTTEFEISARVAERFAARIRRPDKEDSIRIEALAGAPSREEVREKEWTPKPHGKTAKTSDKPAFDKKAHYDTKRRDRGEPVHAGKPRHENGAPAKAAFGKKKKKKFRG